The genomic DNA ATCATCGAGAGCTCGCACCGAGCGGAGGCGATTGCGGCGATGTCCGAGTTCATCGACCGTCTGAAGCAGGATGTGCCGATCTGGAAAGTACCGGTTTGGCGATGATGTTCTGTGGATGATCATACCAGCACCAGTTTCGCGCCCGCAATCAGGAGGACCGCGGCGAGCGTGATGTTCAGCGCGCGGGGTGTGGCTCGGCGGCTGCCAAGGGTTGCGCCGATCAGGCCACCCAAGACGGCGCATGCGGCCAGCGGCCACAGGTGCGCCGGCGGCGACCAGCCGCTCCCGACCAGACCCGCAACGCCCGCAGTGGAGTTGACGAGGATGAACAGCGACACCGTCGCAGCAGTGCGTTTGGCGTCGGCCCAGCCCATGAGCAGCAGCACGGGGCTCAGGAAGATCCCACCGCCCGTGCCCGTGAGCCCCGCGACCAAACCCACGCCGCCGCCGACGGCGAGCATCAACGCCGGACGCGGCTGGCGCGACTCGCGCAGCGCTGAAGGGGGCCGCCACGCGACGGAGGCCATCCGCACAGCGGTGAGTGCAAGCACGATGCCGATGGCGACCTTGAGCGTGTGGGCGGGGAGGTGGACCATGCCGCCGACGAATGCGGCGGGGATGGACGCCGCGGCGAAGGGCCAGAAGAGCGACCAACAAAAGTGCCCAGCGCGGGCGAACTGAACGAAGGCGATCGTCGCGACCAAGATGTTGATCGAGAGCGCGGTGGGGCGCATCATTGTGGCTTCGACGCTCATGATCGCCATAACCGCGAGGTAGCCCGATGCTCCCGCGTGGCCGACGGCGGCGTAGAGAGCGCCGACGAGCAGGAACAGGGCGGCGAGGATGGGGATCGCTTCGGCGGGCATGGTGGGCAGCGTCAGGGTCTTGGGGATTGCCTAGCCGCCGATCGCCGACATCGGACGCTCGGGCTGGCGGAACTCTGGCGACGCGATGCCGTGCCCCTGCTGCTTCGTCCACGTCGCGTCAATGAGAAAGTCTGCGAGGTGTTCGTCGGTCGCCCCGGCTCGCATGAGCGAGCGGAGGTCCCACTCGGTCGTACTGAAGAGGCACGGGCGGAGCTTGCCGTCGGCGGTGAGTCGCAAGCGACTGCATGCGCCGCAGAAGGGGCTGCTCACCGGGGCGATAAAGCCGATGCGACCGGGCGAGCCATCGGCGAAGGCAAACGTGCGGGCGGTGCTCGACGCATCTTCGCTCTCGAACGCGACGAGCGGAAAGCGGCCTTCGATGGCGGATCGGGTCTCCGCGGCGCTGACCCATTTTGACGAGTCC from Phycisphaeraceae bacterium includes the following:
- a CDS encoding sulfite exporter TauE/SafE family protein, with translation MPAEAIPILAALFLLVGALYAAVGHAGASGYLAVMAIMSVEATMMRPTALSINILVATIAFVQFARAGHFCWSLFWPFAAASIPAAFVGGMVHLPAHTLKVAIGIVLALTAVRMASVAWRPPSALRESRQPRPALMLAVGGGVGLVAGLTGTGGGIFLSPVLLLMGWADAKRTAATVSLFILVNSTAGVAGLVGSGWSPPAHLWPLAACAVLGGLIGATLGSRRATPRALNITLAAVLLIAGAKLVLV